A genome region from Blochmannia endosymbiont of Polyrhachis (Hedomyrma) turneri includes the following:
- a CDS encoding FtsX-like permease family protein, with protein MYQPFIICIGLRYIFKKKFYQLEQFTAYTSILAITLGVTALIVTLSIMNGVEQKLEQKILNIVPHVLLTSQTQNINPENNKKYFLKNLRGITQANTIVNFDGILQSSNNISFGKIIGINPTDYEPLSRFMIYGSTKQLIPNKYYVIISATLAQHLKVQIGDNIRIILPNITKITPIGRIPTQRLFQIIGIYITNTNVDDYQLLINQEDGAHLLHLPTTHITNWRLWLKEPLKINSFNKQKLPKNVIFKTDWREYQGNTFKAIQMEKNMMGLLLSSIILISGINILTYSSLLITEKKQEIAILKTYGLNTKKIILLFSIQGTCIGGMGTIFGILCGYLITKNINWITAMCNLLNNEEILPVQIKTSQITVITIITILISCLSTLYSAKTATNINVIETLQQNE; from the coding sequence ATGTATCAACCTTTTATAATATGCATTGGATTGCGTTATATTTTTAAGAAAAAATTTTATCAATTGGAACAATTCACTGCTTACACTTCTATACTTGCTATTACACTTGGTGTAACAGCATTGATAGTTACATTATCAATTATGAACGGAGTTGAACAAAAATTAGAGCAAAAAATACTTAACATCGTACCTCATGTATTATTAACCTCACAAACACAAAACATTAACCCTGAAAACAATAAAAAATATTTTTTAAAAAACCTACGTGGTATAACACAAGCAAATACCATAGTAAATTTTGACGGAATATTACAAAGCTCTAACAATATCTCTTTTGGAAAAATAATTGGCATTAATCCTACAGATTATGAACCATTGTCTCGTTTTATGATTTATGGATCTACAAAACAATTAATACCTAACAAATACTATGTAATTATCAGCGCAACATTAGCCCAACATTTAAAAGTACAAATAGGAGATAATATTCGCATAATATTACCTAATATAACAAAAATTACCCCTATAGGACGTATTCCTACACAAAGACTATTCCAAATAATAGGAATTTATATCACTAACACTAATGTTGACGATTACCAATTACTAATTAATCAAGAAGATGGAGCACATTTACTGCATCTTCCAACTACACATATCACAAACTGGAGATTATGGTTAAAAGAACCATTAAAAATAAACTCTTTTAATAAACAAAAATTACCTAAAAATGTTATTTTCAAAACAGACTGGAGAGAGTATCAAGGTAATACTTTTAAAGCAATTCAAATGGAAAAAAACATGATGGGGCTCCTATTAAGTTCAATTATACTAATATCAGGTATCAATATACTCACTTACTCTTCTTTATTAATTACAGAAAAAAAACAAGAAATTGCTATTTTAAAAACATATGGGTTAAATACAAAAAAAATTATATTATTATTTAGCATACAAGGAACTTGTATTGGTGGAATGGGTACAATATTTGGTATTTTATGTGGATACCTTATAACAAAAAACATAAATTGGATAACAGCTATGTGCAACTTATTAAATAATGAAGAAATATTACCTGTTCAAATTAAAACATCTCAAATCACCGTAATTACCATTATAACAATATTAATATCTTGCTTATCCACATTATATTCAGCAAAAACTGCAACAAACATTAATGTAATCGAGACACTACAACAAAATGAATAA
- the lolD gene encoding lipoprotein-releasing ABC transporter ATP-binding protein LolD: MNNSILLQSHQLSKTYQDANFFIQVLKNINFTVQTGEMITIIGHSGSGKSTLLHLLGGLDTPTHGKVIFNGQILHQISEKTRALIRNQQLGFIYQFHHLLSDFNTLENIAMPLMIQGKKFKHAKIIAKKMLKLVNLHHRDDHYPYELSGGERQRVAIARALVNKPILVLADEPTGNLDKKTANNIFQLLHTININYGTTFLVVTHDICSNTYFNRTLELCHGELKP, from the coding sequence ATGAATAATTCAATATTACTACAATCGCACCAACTTAGTAAAACTTATCAAGACGCGAATTTTTTTATTCAAGTATTAAAAAACATCAACTTTACTGTACAAACAGGAGAAATGATCACTATTATTGGACATTCGGGCTCAGGTAAAAGCACGTTATTACATTTACTGGGAGGATTAGACACACCTACGCACGGTAAAGTCATTTTTAATGGACAAATATTACATCAAATATCTGAAAAAACACGTGCATTAATACGCAACCAACAATTAGGTTTTATTTATCAATTTCACCATTTATTGTCTGATTTTAACACACTAGAAAACATAGCAATGCCTCTTATGATTCAGGGGAAAAAATTCAAACATGCAAAAATAATAGCAAAAAAAATGTTAAAATTGGTAAACTTACACCATAGAGACGATCACTATCCATATGAATTATCAGGAGGAGAACGTCAAAGAGTAGCTATCGCACGTGCGTTAGTAAATAAACCAATATTAGTCTTAGCTGATGAACCTACTGGTAATTTAGACAAAAAAACAGCAAACAACATTTTCCAATTATTACATACAATAAATATAAATTATGGAACTACATTTTTAGTAGTAACACATGATATATGCTCTAACACATACTTTAACAGAACATTAGAACTATGTCATGGAGAATTAAAACCATAA
- a CDS encoding FtsX-like permease family protein: MQTILLSLYLAWRLYRNPKKNKTISFISIVSIIGNASSIAILIICLSAINGFKNELNERIFSIIPHGNIQSTNSTFSDWNIILNKIKNIPGIVQSVPYVDLSGLIEKNNKFHPIQIHGISTLHNMHPNIISYLSSINTIPNFVPNKQIIILGQGVANTLNIKKNDWINIIIHNTDGNNKLLPYKFINAHVIDILNLKSYLDNNIAIIPLSDAQNYLNKQKYISGINIKINNIFHINKLLKQIINTIKNDHIITQSWINTYKYMYQDIHIIETIIYLTMTLVICIACFGIVSILTLIIKEKNHDIAILNTLGCKNKLIYSTFIWCGLLHSLISIAIGTTSGTLIALYLTKIYFLIENLFDYKILSHNVYFINFLPTEVHTKDIISIITINLLLSFLATLYPIIKTNYSNPGAILK, encoded by the coding sequence ATGCAAACGATATTACTTTCACTATATCTTGCTTGGCGATTGTATCGCAATCCTAAAAAAAATAAAACAATATCTTTTATATCTATTGTATCCATTATTGGAAATGCATCAAGTATAGCTATTTTAATTATTTGTTTAAGTGCAATAAATGGATTTAAAAATGAACTTAATGAACGAATTTTTTCAATTATTCCTCATGGAAATATCCAATCAACAAATTCAACATTTTCTGATTGGAACATAATACTAAATAAAATTAAAAACATTCCGGGTATCGTACAAAGCGTTCCATATGTTGATTTATCAGGATTAATAGAAAAAAACAATAAATTTCACCCAATTCAAATTCATGGAATTAGTACACTACATAACATGCACCCTAATATCATTTCCTATCTTTCATCAATAAACACCATTCCAAACTTTGTCCCAAATAAGCAAATAATTATATTAGGACAAGGCGTTGCTAACACTTTAAATATTAAAAAAAACGATTGGATTAATATTATAATTCATAACACTGACGGAAATAATAAGCTACTTCCCTATAAATTCATAAACGCACACGTTATTGACATACTAAATTTAAAAAGTTATCTAGATAATAACATTGCTATCATTCCATTATCAGACGCACAAAATTATTTAAATAAACAGAAATATATTTCTGGTATCAACATTAAAATAAACAATATTTTTCATATTAATAAATTATTAAAGCAAATTATAAACACCATTAAGAATGATCATATTATTACTCAAAGTTGGATCAATACATATAAATATATGTACCAAGATATCCACATAATAGAAACAATCATATATTTAACAATGACACTAGTCATATGTATCGCATGTTTTGGAATTGTATCTATATTAACTTTGATTATAAAAGAAAAAAATCACGATATAGCTATTTTGAATACACTAGGTTGTAAAAATAAATTAATTTACTCTACTTTTATCTGGTGCGGCTTATTACATAGCTTAATAAGCATTGCAATAGGAACCACTAGTGGAACATTGATTGCATTATATTTAACCAAAATATACTTTTTGATAGAAAATTTATTTGACTACAAAATATTATCTCATAATGTTTACTTTATTAATTTTTTACCTACTGAAGTACATACAAAAGACATAATTTCTATTATAACCATAAACTTATTACTAAGCTTTCTAGCCACTTTATACCCTATAATAAAAACAAATTACAGCAATCCCGGTGCAATATTAAAATAA
- the purB gene encoding adenylosuccinate lyase — MELSSLTAISPIDGRYEKDTSQLRNIFSEFGLLKYRVQIEIRWLQKLAAAKEIQEIPCFNECMNNVLNTLIDNFSLDDAKKIKEFESLINHDLKSVEYFLKEKLSSISGFQDVIEFVHFACTSDDINNLAYALMLSYTRRQILLPMWKQIIDSIKLLACSHRDISCLSRTHGQPATPSTVGKEMANFFYRLIRQYRQLEQIEILGKINGSVGNYNAHMVAYSNVDWHKFSKEFVTSFEGVSWNPYTTQIEPHDYIAEFFSCVTRFNTILIDFNRDIWGYVALGYFKQYSISTEIGSSVMPHKINPINFEKSEGNLGLANVIMNFFSSKLPISRWQRDLSDSTVLRNIGVGVAYSLVAYRSSLKGIDTLKVDSEHLLNELNQHWIVIAEAIQTVMRRYGIKGSYEMLKEFTKGRYVSDSEMKSFIDSLPLPILEKERLKKISPDKYIGYAKNLVDESITFF; from the coding sequence ATGGAATTATCTTCTTTGACCGCTATTTCTCCTATTGATGGGCGTTATGAAAAAGATACTAGTCAATTGCGCAATATTTTCAGTGAATTTGGTTTATTAAAATATCGTGTACAGATTGAGATACGATGGTTACAAAAGTTAGCTGCTGCTAAAGAAATTCAGGAAATACCTTGTTTTAATGAGTGTATGAATAATGTTCTTAATACATTAATTGATAATTTTAGTCTTGATGACGCAAAAAAAATTAAAGAATTTGAATCTTTAATTAATCATGATCTTAAATCTGTAGAATATTTTTTAAAAGAAAAATTGTCATCTATATCTGGTTTTCAAGATGTTATTGAATTTGTTCATTTTGCTTGTACATCAGATGATATAAATAATTTAGCTTATGCGTTAATGTTAAGCTATACTCGTAGGCAAATATTATTACCAATGTGGAAACAAATTATAGATTCAATAAAATTATTAGCATGTAGTCATAGAGATATTTCATGTTTATCTAGAACTCATGGTCAACCTGCTACTCCATCCACTGTAGGTAAAGAAATGGCCAATTTTTTTTATCGTTTAATACGTCAGTATCGACAATTAGAACAGATAGAAATTTTAGGGAAAATCAATGGTAGTGTGGGTAATTATAATGCGCATATGGTGGCTTATTCTAATGTTGATTGGCATAAATTTAGTAAAGAATTTGTTACTTCTTTTGAAGGTGTTTCTTGGAATCCTTATACAACTCAAATTGAGCCGCATGATTATATAGCTGAATTTTTTAGTTGTGTGACACGATTTAATACTATTCTAATTGATTTTAATCGTGATATATGGGGTTATGTTGCATTAGGATATTTCAAACAATATAGTATATCTACTGAAATTGGATCTTCTGTTATGCCCCATAAAATTAACCCTATTAATTTTGAAAAATCTGAAGGTAATTTAGGTTTAGCAAATGTAATAATGAACTTTTTTTCATCTAAGTTACCCATATCTCGTTGGCAAAGAGATTTAAGTGATTCTACTGTTTTGAGAAATATTGGTGTAGGTGTTGCATATTCTTTAGTTGCGTATCGTTCTAGTTTAAAAGGCATTGACACTTTGAAAGTAGATTCTGAACATTTATTGAATGAGTTAAATCAACATTGGATAGTGATAGCTGAAGCTATTCAAACAGTTATGCGGCGTTATGGTATTAAGGGATCATATGAAATGTTAAAAGAATTTACGAAAGGACGATATGTTAGTGATTCTGAAATGAAATCATTTATTGATTCTTTGCCGTTACCAATTTTGGAAAAGGAGCGTCTTAAAAAAATTTCTCCAGACAAGTATATTGGGTATGCAAAAAATTTAGTTGATGAATCGATTACATTTTTTTAA
- the mnmA gene encoding tRNA 2-thiouridine(34) synthase MnmA, with protein sequence MLLRKFKKVILAMSGGVDSSVSAWLLKQAGYQVEGLFMKNWEEDDTESYCSSAADLSDVQSVCERLNIKLHTVNFSFEYWNKVFMVFLEECRLGRTPNPDILCNKEIKFNVFLKFAIEHLQANYIATGHYVRCVSYNKKIYLLRGLDISKDQSYFLYTLNYDQLRYCLFPMGTFTKLQVRAIANHLHFVTADKKNSTGICFIGKRNFKNFIGQYLSVKPGIILSIDGVTLGKHDGLIYYTLGQRKGLGIGGTSRGNGKPWHVVDKNSKNNTLIVAQGGEHPALLSKGLIANQLYWVNDSFFFGKSSLFCTVKIRYRQSDIPCLVMLLSKNEIKVVFKHPVLSVTPGQSAVFYLNEYCLGGGVIKARIPLYVRV encoded by the coding sequence ATGTTATTAAGAAAATTTAAAAAAGTGATTCTTGCCATGTCTGGGGGGGTTGATTCTTCAGTGTCTGCTTGGTTATTAAAACAAGCTGGATACCAGGTGGAAGGTTTGTTTATGAAAAATTGGGAGGAAGATGATACCGAAAGTTATTGTTCTTCTGCAGCAGATTTATCAGATGTACAATCTGTTTGTGAACGATTAAATATTAAATTGCATACTGTTAATTTTTCGTTTGAATATTGGAATAAGGTTTTTATGGTATTTTTAGAGGAATGTCGTTTAGGGCGTACTCCAAATCCTGATATATTATGCAACAAAGAGATCAAATTTAATGTATTTTTAAAGTTTGCTATTGAACATTTGCAGGCTAATTATATTGCTACTGGACATTATGTCCGTTGTGTCAGTTATAACAAAAAGATATATTTGTTACGGGGTTTAGATATTAGTAAAGATCAAAGTTATTTTTTGTATACTTTGAATTATGATCAGTTGCGTTATTGTTTATTTCCTATGGGTACATTCACTAAATTACAAGTTAGAGCGATAGCTAATCATTTACATTTCGTTACGGCTGATAAAAAGAATTCAACTGGAATTTGTTTTATTGGTAAACGAAATTTTAAAAATTTTATTGGTCAATATTTATCAGTTAAGCCGGGAATTATTTTGAGTATTGATGGGGTAACACTTGGAAAGCATGATGGTTTAATATATTATACGCTGGGTCAGCGTAAAGGCTTGGGTATTGGTGGTACTTCCAGGGGGAATGGGAAACCATGGCATGTAGTAGATAAGAATTCTAAAAATAATACGTTAATTGTTGCTCAGGGTGGTGAGCATCCGGCATTATTGTCCAAAGGTTTGATAGCTAACCAGTTATATTGGGTGAATGATAGTTTTTTTTTTGGTAAATCATCTTTATTTTGTACTGTTAAAATACGTTATCGTCAATCAGATATTCCATGTTTAGTAATGTTGTTATCCAAAAATGAAATTAAAGTTGTGTTTAAACATCCTGTTTTATCGGTGACACCGGGTCAATCTGCAGTGTTTTATTTAAATGAGTATTGTCTTGGTGGAGGTGTTATTAAAGCTCGTATTCCTTTATATGTTCGTGTATAA
- a CDS encoding transglycosylase SLT domain-containing protein — MKKYFIYFMMITTFLTNCSKQKQKNFFQNAHKHQKIIPNTSSTQNTNTYQEHIHQSSINYGIDERLIMAIIQVESNYNPTAISKSNAIGLMQLKASTAGKDVYKLKGLQGQPSPDILKNAEINIDCGTAYLSILQKQLLGINNSKTRRYAIIVAYVNGLSTLLNIFSINHNIAIKKINHMTPDKFCRYIKKHHPAPQAQTYLYKVNAVYSLIHHQ, encoded by the coding sequence ATGAAAAAATATTTCATATACTTCATGATGATCACAACATTTTTAACAAACTGCTCAAAACAAAAACAAAAAAATTTTTTTCAAAACGCTCACAAACATCAAAAAATAATTCCTAATACATCTTCTACACAAAACACTAATACCTACCAAGAACATATTCATCAATCCTCAATTAACTACGGAATTGATGAACGACTAATCATGGCTATCATTCAAGTAGAATCCAATTATAATCCGACAGCAATTAGCAAATCTAACGCTATAGGATTAATGCAACTTAAAGCTTCCACCGCAGGCAAAGACGTTTACAAACTGAAAGGACTACAAGGACAACCCAGTCCAGATATATTAAAAAACGCCGAAATTAATATTGACTGTGGAACTGCATATCTCTCTATATTACAAAAACAATTATTAGGAATTAATAATTCTAAAACTCGTCGCTATGCTATTATAGTAGCTTACGTAAATGGATTAAGTACACTATTAAATATATTTTCTATTAATCACAATATTGCTATTAAAAAAATCAACCATATGACACCAGATAAATTTTGTCGATACATAAAAAAACACCACCCAGCACCGCAAGCACAAACTTACTTGTATAAAGTAAATGCTGTATACTCACTAATACATCATCAATAA
- a CDS encoding YchF/TatD family DNA exonuclease: MFFVDSHCHLDQLNYDSLHKDLLDVLNKAKIFHVKLILSVSVTLENFSKMVNFIGYRNDVLFSCGVHPLYLNDDYKVSELFHLSFSKNVIAIGETGLDYHYPHSDKKQQRKVFQDHLDIAHERDKPVIIHSRLARDDTLSILHEKNFSNGGILHCFSEDKSMAKSLLDLNFYISFSGILTFSNSQNLKLVADYVPMDRILLETDSPYLTPVPYRGIENQPAYIYNIAECLANIKGISLDELAFITTSNFFNLFQIDVNKYNLLL, translated from the coding sequence ATGTTTTTTGTTGATTCTCATTGTCATCTTGATCAATTAAATTATGATAGTTTGCATAAAGATTTGTTAGATGTTTTGAATAAAGCTAAAATTTTTCATGTTAAGTTGATTTTATCAGTTTCAGTCACTTTGGAAAATTTTTCTAAAATGGTTAATTTTATTGGATATCGTAATGATGTTTTATTTTCTTGTGGTGTGCATCCGCTTTATTTAAATGATGATTATAAGGTTTCTGAATTATTTCATTTATCGTTTTCCAAGAATGTTATTGCTATTGGAGAAACTGGTTTAGATTATCACTATCCCCATAGTGATAAAAAACAGCAGAGGAAAGTGTTTCAGGATCACCTTGATATTGCGCATGAACGAGATAAACCTGTGATTATTCATAGTCGGTTGGCTCGTGACGATACGTTATCTATTTTACACGAAAAAAATTTTTCCAATGGAGGTATTTTACATTGTTTCAGTGAAGATAAAAGTATGGCAAAATCGCTATTGGATCTTAATTTTTATATTTCTTTTTCCGGAATTTTGACATTTTCGAATTCTCAAAATTTAAAATTGGTAGCCGATTATGTGCCAATGGACAGAATACTTTTAGAAACTGATTCTCCGTATTTGACTCCAGTACCATATCGGGGTATTGAAAATCAACCTGCATATATTTATAACATTGCTGAATGTTTAGCAAACATAAAAGGTATTAGTCTTGACGAATTAGCATTTATTACGACTTCAAATTTTTTTAATTTATTTCAAATAGATGTTAATAAATATAATCTCTTATTGTAA
- a CDS encoding DNA polymerase III subunit delta' C-terminal domain-containing protein has protein sequence MRWYPWLTIVYSQIVESYRTNTGHHFLVLHSKQDNGENLLIYALSRWLMCSKPIGIKSCSQCCNCRLMKSFSHPDYYLLTPDNDDAKSIGVEKIRSLVEKLYQYAYIAKLKIVYIENSEWLTQDASNALLKIFEEPPEEVYFFLGCKNSKRLLPTLLSRCLCWEIHPPKEEISLQWLFQQGVVNNTQALTALRLSDSSPLAAYHFLNSEYWKLRLKLCFELLKTVGKNDFLSILPFFERYFNEDERFIFWLCTFFIDAMKCHMGLYDFLVNIDQTNLVRIISVQYSLLALNHQLQQCLICLYYWKNITNVDKKSLLMYQLLNIEGNVMNFSCY, from the coding sequence ATGAGATGGTATCCTTGGTTGACTATAGTGTATAGTCAGATAGTAGAATCGTATCGAACTAATACAGGACATCATTTTTTGGTTTTACATAGTAAACAAGATAATGGTGAAAATTTATTGATTTATGCATTAAGTCGTTGGTTGATGTGTTCTAAACCCATTGGAATAAAGAGCTGTAGTCAGTGTTGCAATTGTCGTTTAATGAAATCTTTTTCGCATCCTGATTATTATTTATTAACTCCAGATAATGATGATGCAAAGAGTATTGGTGTGGAGAAAATTCGTTCTCTTGTTGAAAAATTATATCAATATGCATATATTGCCAAATTAAAGATCGTGTATATAGAAAATAGTGAATGGCTTACTCAAGATGCGTCGAATGCTTTATTAAAAATTTTTGAAGAACCTCCAGAAGAGGTTTATTTTTTTTTAGGATGTAAAAATTCTAAACGTTTATTACCAACTTTGTTGAGTCGGTGTTTATGTTGGGAAATTCATCCTCCTAAGGAGGAAATTAGTTTACAATGGTTATTTCAACAAGGTGTTGTGAATAATACACAAGCTCTCACTGCATTGCGTTTGTCAGATAGTTCTCCGTTGGCAGCGTATCATTTTTTAAATTCAGAATATTGGAAGTTACGATTAAAATTATGTTTTGAGTTGTTGAAAACAGTTGGTAAAAATGATTTTTTAAGTATATTGCCATTTTTTGAAAGGTATTTTAATGAAGATGAAAGATTTATATTTTGGCTGTGTACTTTTTTTATTGATGCCATGAAATGTCATATGGGTTTGTATGATTTTTTAGTTAATATAGATCAAACAAATTTAGTGCGAATTATTTCTGTACAATATTCTTTATTAGCGTTAAATCATCAGTTACAACAGTGTTTAATTTGTTTGTATTATTGGAAAAATATTACGAATGTTGATAAAAAATCATTGTTGATGTATCAATTATTGAATATTGAAGGAAATGTAATGAATTTTAGTTGTTATTAA
- the tmk gene encoding dTMP kinase, with protein sequence MGKFIVLEGLEGSGKTTVALYIVKILKSYGIKNVILTREPGSTPISEIFRTLIKYGKDGDQDPITSYAELLMFYAARVQLLENVIKPSLLKGIWIVGDRYDFSSYAYQGGGRRIDKYFIKNLSRVVLNNFRPDITFYLDISPKIGLSRIENKRKLDHIEKESMDFFNRVRLSYQALASENLNVVTIDASQTLNQVNSDVQYYIKKLLKI encoded by the coding sequence ATGGGTAAATTTATTGTTCTTGAAGGGTTGGAAGGTTCTGGTAAAACTACAGTTGCTTTATATATAGTGAAGATTTTAAAAAGTTATGGTATAAAAAATGTTATATTAACTCGTGAACCTGGTAGTACGCCAATATCAGAAATTTTTCGTACATTAATTAAATACGGAAAAGATGGAGATCAAGATCCAATTACCAGTTATGCAGAGTTGTTAATGTTTTATGCTGCACGTGTTCAATTATTAGAGAATGTCATCAAACCGTCTTTGTTAAAGGGTATATGGATAGTTGGAGATAGATATGATTTTTCTTCTTATGCTTATCAAGGTGGTGGAAGAAGGATTGACAAATATTTTATAAAAAATTTAAGTAGGGTTGTTTTGAATAATTTTCGTCCAGATATAACCTTTTATCTTGATATTTCTCCTAAGATTGGATTATCTAGAATTGAAAATAAGAGAAAATTAGATCATATTGAAAAAGAATCCATGGATTTTTTTAATCGTGTTCGTTTGTCTTATCAAGCTTTAGCAAGTGAGAATTTAAATGTTGTAACTATTGATGCTTCTCAAACGTTAAATCAAGTGAATAGTGATGTTCAGTATTATATTAAAAAATTGTTAAAAATATAA
- the pabC gene encoding aminodeoxychorismate lyase, translating to MYWLNGVSEKKLSLDGRIFLFGDGFFTTARLRNGQVELLDWHLDRLMLAGKRLLFNDLDIDSLCQELKVASEYGKNGVIQIVILRSASGETGYSFRKNIEPLRVIYYSSIVKDHKNWHKYGIRLVKSNIRISRNLLLAGIKHLNRLEYILIRAHWISNQECADEVLILDTAGNLIECCTANIFWRIGCDVFTPSLVYAGVSGVMRRWILQLLPQLGYNFHEITTGPEILKNAEEVFISNSLLPLVSVVSIEEHRYIDRTLCNLLLSYYTTL from the coding sequence ATGTATTGGTTAAATGGTGTTTCCGAAAAAAAATTATCATTAGATGGTCGTATTTTTCTTTTTGGTGATGGGTTTTTTACTACAGCTAGACTTAGAAATGGACAGGTTGAGTTGTTAGATTGGCATCTTGATCGTTTAATGTTGGCAGGGAAGAGGCTTTTGTTTAATGATTTGGATATTGATTCTTTGTGTCAAGAACTTAAAGTGGCTTCAGAGTATGGTAAAAATGGTGTAATTCAGATTGTTATTCTTCGTTCTGCAAGTGGAGAAACTGGATATAGTTTCAGGAAAAATATCGAACCTTTGCGTGTTATTTATTATTCTTCAATTGTGAAAGATCATAAAAATTGGCACAAATATGGTATACGATTAGTAAAAAGTAACATACGAATATCTAGAAATTTATTGTTGGCAGGTATTAAGCATTTAAATCGTTTGGAATACATTCTTATTCGTGCACATTGGATTAGTAATCAAGAGTGTGCTGATGAGGTTTTAATATTGGATACTGCAGGTAATTTAATTGAGTGTTGTACAGCAAATATCTTTTGGAGAATTGGTTGTGATGTTTTCACCCCTTCCTTGGTTTATGCGGGAGTTTCTGGAGTTATGAGACGATGGATATTACAATTATTACCACAATTAGGATATAATTTTCATGAAATTACGACAGGACCTGAAATTTTAAAAAACGCCGAAGAGGTTTTTATAAGTAACTCTTTATTACCTTTAGTATCGGTAGTTTCTATAGAAGAGCATCGCTATATAGATCGGACATTATGTAATTTATTGCTTTCTTATTATACTACATTGTAA
- the acpP gene encoding acyl carrier protein codes for MSTIEDRVKVIIAEQLGVKKEDVINHASFVEDLGADSLDTVELVMALEEEFNTEIPDEEAEKITTVQAAINFIQANQSAINS; via the coding sequence ATGAGTACCATTGAAGATAGGGTTAAAGTAATTATTGCCGAACAGTTAGGTGTGAAAAAAGAAGATGTAATCAATCATGCTTCTTTTGTGGAGGATTTAGGTGCGGATTCACTTGATACTGTTGAATTAGTTATGGCTTTAGAAGAAGAGTTTAATACTGAAATTCCAGATGAAGAAGCTGAAAAAATTACTACTGTTCAAGCGGCGATTAATTTTATTCAGGCTAATCAAAGTGCAATAAATTCATAG
- the fabG gene encoding 3-oxoacyl-ACP reductase FabG: MSFEKRIALVTGATRGIGRAISEMLVMSGAIVIGTSTNAVGVKIINSYLKDAGLGMELDVTDLDSIVHVLKNIKLKFGDIDILINNAGIVQDSLLVHMKDNQWESIINTNLTSVYRMSKSVVRSMLKNRYGRIINISSVVGFMGNIGQSNYSAAKSGMIGFSKSLAREVAARGVTVNVVAPGFISTDMIENLSDKYRVSILSKIPMNCFGDPKDVAHAVVFLASDSARYITGETVHVNGGMYML, from the coding sequence ATGAGCTTTGAAAAAAGAATCGCGTTAGTAACTGGAGCTACTCGTGGAATAGGGCGTGCTATTTCTGAAATGTTAGTTATGTCTGGTGCTATTGTAATAGGTACATCCACTAATGCAGTTGGTGTTAAAATTATTAATTCTTATTTAAAAGATGCAGGATTGGGGATGGAATTAGATGTAACAGATTTGGATTCTATTGTGCATGTGTTAAAAAATATAAAGTTAAAATTTGGTGATATTGATATATTAATTAATAATGCAGGTATTGTTCAAGATAGTCTACTAGTACATATGAAAGACAATCAATGGGAGTCTATTATTAATACAAATTTGACATCTGTATATCGTATGTCAAAATCAGTAGTTCGGTCGATGTTGAAGAATCGTTATGGTAGGATTATTAATATTAGTTCAGTTGTTGGCTTTATGGGTAATATTGGTCAATCTAATTATTCTGCAGCAAAATCTGGTATGATTGGGTTTAGTAAATCTTTAGCACGTGAAGTGGCAGCTCGGGGAGTTACTGTTAATGTAGTGGCACCAGGTTTTATTTCTACTGACATGATAGAAAATTTATCGGATAAGTATCGTGTGAGTATTTTATCGAAAATTCCTATGAATTGTTTTGGTGATCCCAAAGATGTTGCACATGCTGTGGTATTTCTTGCTTCTGATTCGGCTAGGTATATTACTGGTGAAACTGTGCATGTTAATGGTGGCATGTATATGTTGTAG